The following coding sequences are from one Epilithonimonas vandammei window:
- a CDS encoding 2TM domain-containing protein encodes MEIINDKNDIQYREAVRKVKRLKSFYTHLTIYVLVNLFLIFANWSEIREEHSIWSWQIWAVPFFWGIGLVAQAVGVFCPRFFFGKDWEDKKIKELTEKYK; translated from the coding sequence ATGGAAATTATTAATGATAAAAACGATATCCAATATCGTGAAGCTGTAAGAAAAGTAAAACGTCTGAAAAGCTTTTACACGCATCTGACAATCTATGTTCTTGTGAATCTATTTCTTATTTTTGCTAATTGGAGCGAAATCCGGGAAGAACATAGTATTTGGAGCTGGCAGATTTGGGCGGTTCCATTCTTTTGGGGAATCGGATTGGTAGCACAAGCTGTGGGTGTTTTTTGTCCCAGATTTTTCTTCGGGAAAGATTGGGAGGATAAAAAAATCAAAGAATTAACGGAAAAGTATAAATAG
- a CDS encoding 2TM domain-containing protein, whose product MEHINKDNPRYAMAVERVQKIKKFYSGLIVFAIVFGVVYGIRFFKHGFSQNLGDMHVSWIFIIWGLILTIKGVKLFFFNSDWENDMINKEIKKQSNGNY is encoded by the coding sequence ATGGAACATATTAATAAAGACAATCCACGTTACGCAATGGCTGTGGAAAGGGTACAAAAAATCAAAAAATTCTATTCCGGGTTAATCGTTTTTGCAATTGTATTCGGAGTGGTTTACGGCATCAGATTTTTCAAGCACGGATTTTCGCAGAACCTTGGCGATATGCACGTTTCCTGGATTTTTATCATCTGGGGATTGATTCTGACGATCAAAGGAGTTAAGTTATTTTTCTTTAATTCCGATTGGGAAAATGATATGATTAACAAAGAAATTAAAAAGCAAAGCAATGGAAATTATTAA
- a CDS encoding LytR/AlgR family response regulator transcription factor, which produces MIRTIIIEDEKPAVRRLEKLLGLFADLELVASLNSVEEAVDWFQQNEHPQLIFSDIVLGDGLSFDIFDKVSTKAFIIYTTAFDQYTLKAFKLNSIDYLLKPIEEEDLAKAIEKFKSFLPEEGSVNSQEIRQIVRKEKSTLSRILVKIGYNLKVVSINEISCFFSENKIVYLQTKERTYPTDFTLDELENVLDETKFFRVNRQFIISSDCIKNIHTSPNYKVDLEFQPNEEITVSRERVKDFKDWLAGN; this is translated from the coding sequence ATGATAAGAACGATAATCATCGAAGACGAAAAACCAGCCGTCAGAAGACTTGAAAAATTATTAGGTTTATTTGCTGATTTAGAATTGGTTGCGAGCCTTAATTCTGTGGAAGAAGCCGTTGATTGGTTTCAGCAAAATGAACATCCACAATTGATTTTTTCGGACATTGTTCTTGGTGATGGATTATCGTTTGATATTTTTGATAAAGTCTCTACCAAAGCTTTTATCATCTATACGACGGCTTTTGATCAATACACTTTGAAAGCGTTTAAACTGAACAGTATCGATTATCTTCTGAAACCGATTGAGGAAGAAGATTTGGCAAAAGCCATTGAAAAATTCAAATCATTTCTGCCGGAAGAAGGATCGGTTAATTCACAGGAAATCAGGCAAATCGTTAGAAAAGAAAAATCGACACTTTCCAGAATTCTGGTGAAAATCGGGTACAATCTGAAAGTAGTTTCCATTAATGAAATAAGTTGTTTCTTCAGCGAGAACAAAATTGTTTACCTACAAACCAAAGAACGAACTTATCCAACGGATTTTACATTAGACGAATTGGAAAATGTTTTGGACGAAACCAAATTTTTCCGGGTAAATAGGCAATTTATCATTAGTTCGGATTGCATCAAGAATATCCATACTTCCCCAAATTATAAAGTCGATTTGGAATTTCAACCGAACGAAGAAATTACGGTGAGCCGAGAAAGAGTGAAGGATTTTAAAGATTGGCTGGCGGGAAATTAA
- a CDS encoding 2TM domain-containing protein yields the protein MNKKPIITLTWITLGSSIFFFTFFSDEKTLESFGYNLVISAMYAFGLGLSNGFLNDFLNKKLSWTEQTRLRTILGIVLTVIVNFIVVYGCNYINFVIIQKVSTPDEFFSGKYNFTNWFMVNFALMISAFLHAKGFMEELKKNTKQEVVEQKLIAKSANAQFESLKNQLDPHFLFNSLNVLTALIDENPEQAQKFTTSMSKIYRYVLEKKDKEMVKVEDEIEFAKIYCNLLKTRFEDSVNFIFEVNNDDLQKFVVPLSLQLLLENCIKHNFATSSKPLNIRIFTEGKFLCIENNLQVREQLKESAGIGLANIVQRYALLTKENVFIEKSEQTFKVKIPILIEKNSQTMTTYTSETTENVAYERAVKRVKELKGFYGNLISYCIVIPFLVIINLLTSPKQIWFYWPMLGWGIGLVAHGMTVFAIGKNWEEKKIREIMNNQK from the coding sequence ATGAATAAGAAACCAATAATAACTCTCACGTGGATTACACTTGGCTCATCCATTTTTTTCTTTACTTTTTTCTCTGATGAGAAAACTTTGGAAAGCTTTGGTTATAACTTAGTCATTTCGGCAATGTATGCTTTTGGATTGGGCTTGAGCAATGGTTTTCTAAATGATTTCCTTAATAAAAAACTTTCTTGGACCGAACAAACCCGACTAAGAACCATTTTAGGAATTGTACTAACCGTTATTGTCAATTTTATAGTGGTTTACGGATGTAATTATATCAATTTTGTTATCATTCAAAAAGTATCCACACCTGATGAATTCTTTTCTGGCAAATATAATTTTACCAATTGGTTTATGGTCAATTTTGCTTTGATGATTTCAGCTTTTCTCCACGCCAAAGGCTTTATGGAGGAACTAAAAAAAAACACCAAACAAGAAGTTGTAGAACAGAAACTGATTGCAAAATCTGCCAACGCCCAATTCGAATCTTTGAAGAATCAATTGGATCCGCATTTTCTTTTCAATTCACTTAATGTCTTAACCGCTTTGATTGATGAAAATCCGGAACAGGCGCAGAAATTCACCACATCGATGTCTAAGATTTACCGTTACGTTCTGGAAAAGAAAGATAAAGAAATGGTCAAAGTGGAGGATGAGATAGAATTTGCTAAAATCTACTGTAATCTTTTGAAAACCAGATTTGAAGACAGTGTGAATTTTATTTTTGAAGTTAATAATGATGATTTACAAAAATTCGTGGTTCCACTTTCTCTGCAATTATTATTAGAAAACTGTATCAAACATAATTTCGCGACCTCATCAAAACCTTTGAACATCAGAATCTTTACGGAAGGAAAATTCCTCTGTATAGAGAATAATCTCCAGGTAAGAGAACAGTTGAAAGAAAGTGCAGGAATCGGTTTGGCGAACATCGTTCAGCGTTATGCATTGCTTACTAAAGAAAATGTATTCATAGAAAAATCAGAACAGACCTTTAAAGTGAAAATACCAATATTAATCGAAAAAAATTCTCAAACAATGACAACTTATACATCAGAAACCACAGAAAATGTCGCTTACGAAAGAGCGGTAAAAAGAGTAAAAGAACTGAAGGGATTCTACGGAAACTTAATCTCTTATTGTATCGTCATCCCATTTTTAGTTATCATCAATCTTTTGACTTCTCCCAAACAAATTTGGTTTTACTGGCCAATGCTAGGATGGGGAATCGGACTTGTGGCACACGGAATGACCGTCTTCGCCATCGGTAAAAACTGGGAAGAAAAGAAGATTCGTGAAATAATGAACAATCAGAAATAA